In the genome of Pelodiscus sinensis isolate JC-2024 chromosome 3, ASM4963464v1, whole genome shotgun sequence, one region contains:
- the LOC102457094 gene encoding serine/threonine-protein kinase PDIK1L-like yields the protein MATEAKYSIVREVGRGSYGVVYEAVVSHTRNKVAVKRMQCNVPENVELALQEFWALQSVQSQHENVIQLEECILQSGQVFQTISCQYRKSDNHLLLIETCLKGRRCMDPKSACFLWFVMEFCDGGNMNDFLLSRTPDSQLNNSFMQQLSSAVAFLHRNQIVHRDLKSDNILISHSPGGPVVKVADFGLSKICQAKVNVNQHCFSSACGSNFYMAPEVWEGRYTAKADIFALGIIFWAMVERITFRDGDSEKELLGTYICQGKELIPVGEALLGNPNMELQIPLKNKKSMPADLCRLLHDMLMFNPKERLDAFQLEIRIRRISYGKKRQYS from the exons ATGGCTACAGAAGCCAAGTACAGCATTGTACGGGAAGTGGGCCGAGGGAGCTATGGGGTAGTTTATGAGGCAGTTGTCAGTCACACCAGAAACAAAGTGGCAGTGAAAAGGATGCAGTGTAATGTACCTGAAAATGTGGAACTGGCTTTGCAAGAGTTCTGGGCCCTGCAAAGTGTCCAGAGCCAACATGAGAATGTAATCCAATTAGAAGAGTGTATCTTGCAGAGTGGCCAAGTCTTTCAGACAATCAGCTGCCAATACAGAAAATCAGACAATCATCTGCTGCTGATTGAGACCTGTCTGAAAGGGAGGAGATGCATGGATCCCAAGTCTGCCTGTTTTCTTTGGTTTGTGATGGAATTCTGTGATGGTGGAAACATGAATGATTTTTTGCTGTCTCGCACTCCAGACTCTCAGCTGAATAATAGCTTCATGCAGCAGCTGAGCAGTGCTGTTGCTTTCTTGCACAGAAATCAGATTGTCCACAGAGACCTGAAGTCAGATAATATTCTTATTTCCCATAGCCCTGGAGGTCCTGTAGTAAAG GTAGCAGACTTTGGCTTGAGTAAGATATGCCAGGCGAAGGTGAATGTGAACCAGCATTGCTTCTCCTCAGCCTGTGGGTCAAATTTCTACATGGCACCAGAAGTGTGGGAAGGTCGCTATACTGCCAAAGCTGATATCTTTGCCCTCGGGATCATTTTCTGGGCTATGGTAGAGAGGATTACcttcagggatggagactctGAGAAGGAATTGCTTG GAACCTACATCTGTCAAGGCAAGGAGCTGATACCTGTTGGGGAGGCACTTCTGGGGAATCCCAATATGGAACTGCAGATTCCTCTGAAGAACAAGAAGTCCATGCCAGCTGATCTCTGCAGACTTCTGCATGACATGTTAATGTTTAACCCAAAGGAAAGACTGGATGCCTTCCAACTAGAAATTCGAATAAGGAGAATCTCTTATGGGAAAAAGCGCCAGTACTCATAG